The genomic region TGTTGCCAGTCATCCGGGCGCTCTTTCTCGAAACCAATCCGATCCCGGTGAAAGCCGCGGTGGCGATGATGGGCTACTGCCGAGATGAGATCCGTCTTCCGTTGCTACCCATGAGCGAGGCCCCAAAGGCCAAGCTGCGGGCGGTGATGGAGCAGTTCGGGCTTTTGAAGTCCTGAGTCCTGGGTGCTGAGTCCTGAGTGAGGAACGATCACGCGTCAGGGGGGAAGGGATTTGATGACATCAACCGCCAAGAGCCAATGACTACCCCGATGGTTGTCTGTGGTGCGGCCGGCCGCATGGGACGGACGCTCGTAACCTTGATCGCACAGAACGACGCGGCGGCGCTCGTTGGCGCCGTCGAAGCCGGCGGTCATGCGGCGCTGGGCAAGGATGCAGGCGAGGTCGCCGGTGTCGGTCATCTCGGCGTGGCCATCACGGAGGACTTCGCTGCGGCGGCTTCTCCCGATGCCGTCACTCTCGATTTCACCAGCGCAGCGGCGGCGCTGGAGCACCTGCGCCTTGCGGTGGAGCGCCGCAGCCCCATCGTCATCGGCTCCACCGGCTTCACGGCTCAGCAGCAAGCCGAGATGGACCGCCTCGCCCCGCAGACGCGTTGTGTGATCGCACCGAACATGAGCGTCGGCATCGCCGTGCTCCAGCAACTCATCCGTGCCGCCGCGATCGCGCTCGGACCTGACTTCGATCCCGAGATCGTCGAGATGCATCACCGCATGAAGGTCGATGCGCCGAGCGGCACCGCGCTGGCGTTGGGGAAAACCGTGGCGCAAGCGACGGGCCGGGACTTTTCCGCTGATGCCGTCTTCGGCCGCGAGGGAGTCGTCGGCCAGCGCCAGCGGAAAGAAATCGGCATCCTGGCATTACGCGGCGGCGACGTCGTCGGCGATCACACCGTGATCTTCGCGGGCTTGGGTGAGCGCATCGAGCTGACGCATCGGGCGCAAAGCCGCGAGTGCCTGGCTCGCGGCGCCATTCGCGCCGCCCTGTGGCTGGCGCAACAACCGCTTGGCCGCTACAGCATGAGCGACGTCCTCGGTGTGCGCTGAGTACTCCACTTCATATTCTTCGTTGACGGCAATCGGTGCCGCGGATAATTGAATGACACGGAAGGTTTAACCATGGCCCAATTCAAACTCGGAACCGTTCGTGCCAACGGCGTGCGCTTCGCCACACTCGAAGCTGGCGAGGGACCGCTGGTCCTCTGTCTGCACGGGTTTCCCGACCACGCCTATTCCTTTCGCCATCAACTCCCTGCCCTCGCCGCCGCCGGCTTTCGCGCCGTCGC from Candidatus Binatia bacterium harbors:
- the dapB gene encoding 4-hydroxy-tetrahydrodipicolinate reductase, which encodes MTTPMVVCGAAGRMGRTLVTLIAQNDAAALVGAVEAGGHAALGKDAGEVAGVGHLGVAITEDFAAAASPDAVTLDFTSAAAALEHLRLAVERRSPIVIGSTGFTAQQQAEMDRLAPQTRCVIAPNMSVGIAVLQQLIRAAAIALGPDFDPEIVEMHHRMKVDAPSGTALALGKTVAQATGRDFSADAVFGREGVVGQRQRKEIGILALRGGDVVGDHTVIFAGLGERIELTHRAQSRECLARGAIRAALWLAQQPLGRYSMSDVLGVR